From the Prosthecobacter dejongeii genome, one window contains:
- a CDS encoding ATP-dependent Clp protease ATP-binding subunit — protein sequence MNNFTPRAQQVLALARKEADRFNHNYVGTEHLLLGLIKLGQGVAVNVLTKLGLDLETVRLQVEQQVGSGPETKMVGNIPYTPRVKKVLALASKEAKALNHSYVGTEHILLGLLREGEGVAAQVLRNLDINLDKARNEILKELDPNFSGSNEEEEEDSEPVAPSGNSEDDKKKKKNEKTPALRAFGRDLTETAQKGEMDPVIGRTEEIARVIQILCRRTKNNPVLIGEAGVGKTAIVEGLAQEIAAGNVPEILRDKKVITLDLALMVAGTKYRGQFEERIKAVMDEIRRAKNVILFIDEMHTIVGAGSAEGTMDASNIIKPALSRGELQVIGATTLNEYRKYIEKDSALERRFQQVKVEEPSVEDAIQILMGLKGKYEMHHKAKYANEAISSAVKLSSRYLTARFLPDKAIDIMDEAGAKARISAMTRPPELKTIEAEIETIRIEKETAIKDQDFEKAARLRDSEKNTKKRYDDILESWRQNNSERIVDVSEDDIMSVVSKWTGVPLQRMETAEAQKLLKMEQELKGKVIGQDEAVVAISKALRRSRADLKDPRRPIGSFLFLGPTGVGKTFLAKNLAEFMFGSSEALIQLDMSEYMEKHTASRLIGAPPGYVGYEEGGQLSEAVRRRPYSVVLFDEIEKAHPDVMNLLLQILEEGQVTDNFGRKIDFRNTIVILTSNVGAESIKKQSSLGFAAMAQNEADNASIKGKLSEMAKKFFKPEFLNRLDDLIVFRMLEKAELAKIVDLEIKKVVSRLKGKNIHITLDEGAVEFLMKEGYDPQYGARPMRRAVEKHIEDPLAEHVLGGTVREGDTVKVSFDAENKRLKFAAESPVREEPAVAETSV from the coding sequence ATGAATAACTTTACTCCACGCGCCCAACAGGTCCTGGCCCTTGCCCGCAAGGAAGCCGACCGATTCAACCACAACTACGTTGGTACCGAGCACCTCCTCCTGGGCCTCATCAAGCTCGGCCAAGGGGTCGCGGTCAATGTACTCACCAAGCTGGGTCTCGACCTGGAAACCGTGCGCCTCCAGGTGGAGCAGCAGGTCGGTTCGGGCCCAGAAACCAAAATGGTCGGCAATATCCCCTACACACCAAGGGTGAAAAAGGTCCTTGCCCTTGCCAGCAAGGAAGCCAAAGCCCTGAACCACAGCTATGTGGGCACCGAGCACATCCTGCTGGGCCTCCTGCGCGAAGGTGAAGGCGTGGCCGCTCAGGTGCTGCGCAACCTGGACATCAATCTCGACAAAGCCCGCAACGAAATCCTCAAGGAACTCGACCCTAATTTTTCGGGCAGCAATGAAGAGGAAGAAGAGGACTCCGAACCTGTGGCTCCTAGCGGCAACAGCGAGGACGATAAGAAGAAGAAAAAGAATGAGAAGACACCTGCCCTGCGCGCCTTTGGTCGTGACCTGACCGAGACCGCTCAGAAAGGTGAGATGGATCCCGTCATTGGTCGCACCGAAGAGATCGCTCGAGTCATCCAAATCCTCTGCCGTCGCACCAAGAACAACCCCGTCCTCATCGGTGAGGCTGGTGTGGGCAAAACAGCCATCGTCGAAGGCCTGGCCCAGGAAATTGCCGCTGGCAATGTCCCGGAAATCTTGCGCGACAAAAAAGTGATCACGCTCGACCTCGCCCTCATGGTCGCAGGCACGAAGTATCGCGGTCAGTTCGAGGAGCGCATCAAGGCTGTCATGGATGAGATCCGCCGCGCCAAGAACGTCATTCTTTTCATTGATGAGATGCACACCATCGTCGGTGCCGGCTCTGCCGAAGGCACCATGGATGCCAGCAATATCATCAAGCCCGCCCTTAGCCGTGGCGAGCTACAAGTCATCGGTGCAACGACTCTCAATGAGTACCGTAAATACATCGAAAAAGACTCCGCTCTCGAGCGCCGCTTCCAGCAGGTGAAGGTGGAAGAGCCTTCCGTCGAAGATGCCATCCAGATCCTCATGGGTCTGAAGGGCAAGTATGAAATGCACCACAAAGCCAAGTATGCGAATGAGGCTATCAGCTCTGCTGTAAAGCTGAGCTCACGCTACTTGACCGCCCGCTTCCTGCCAGATAAGGCGATTGACATCATGGACGAAGCCGGTGCCAAAGCCCGCATCTCTGCGATGACTCGCCCGCCAGAGCTGAAAACCATTGAAGCCGAGATCGAAACGATCCGAATCGAAAAAGAAACGGCCATCAAGGACCAGGACTTCGAGAAAGCCGCCCGCCTTCGCGACAGCGAGAAAAACACCAAGAAGCGTTACGACGACATCTTGGAATCTTGGCGCCAGAACAACAGCGAGCGCATCGTCGATGTGTCCGAAGATGACATCATGTCCGTGGTTTCCAAATGGACAGGCGTGCCTCTCCAGCGCATGGAAACAGCCGAAGCTCAGAAACTGCTCAAGATGGAGCAGGAATTGAAGGGCAAAGTGATCGGCCAAGACGAAGCCGTCGTGGCCATCAGCAAGGCTCTGCGTCGCTCCCGTGCCGACCTCAAAGATCCTCGCCGCCCCATTGGTTCCTTCCTCTTCCTGGGCCCCACAGGCGTGGGCAAGACCTTCCTGGCCAAGAACCTCGCCGAATTCATGTTCGGCAGTTCTGAAGCACTCATCCAACTCGACATGTCTGAGTACATGGAGAAGCACACCGCCAGCCGCCTCATCGGCGCGCCTCCGGGATATGTCGGTTATGAAGAAGGCGGCCAGCTTTCTGAAGCCGTACGCCGCCGCCCATACAGCGTCGTATTGTTCGACGAGATCGAAAAAGCTCACCCGGATGTTATGAACCTCCTTCTCCAGATCCTGGAAGAAGGTCAGGTGACCGACAACTTCGGCCGCAAAATTGATTTCCGGAATACCATCGTCATCCTGACCTCCAACGTCGGTGCCGAGAGCATCAAGAAGCAGTCCAGCCTGGGCTTTGCCGCCATGGCTCAGAACGAAGCCGACAACGCTAGCATCAAGGGCAAGCTGTCCGAGATGGCCAAGAAATTCTTCAAGCCTGAATTCCTCAACCGTCTGGATGACCTCATCGTCTTCCGCATGCTGGAAAAGGCAGAGCTGGCGAAGATCGTGGATCTCGAAATCAAAAAGGTGGTCAGCCGCCTGAAGGGCAAAAACATCCACATCACCCTGGACGAAGGTGCTGTCGAATTCCTGATGAAGGAAGGCTACGATCCGCAGTATGGGGCACGCCCCATGCGCCGGGCTGTGGAGAAACACATCGAAGATCCTTTGGCCGAGCACGTCCTGGGCGGCACTGTCCGCGAAGGCGACACGGTCAAGGTCAGCTTCGATGCTGAAAACAAGCGCCTCAAGTTCGCTGCCGAGTCCCCCGTCCGGGAGGAGCCCGCTGTGGCGGAAACGAGCGTTTAA
- a CDS encoding protein arginine kinase, with amino-acid sequence MRFTTLIKHPADWMKGSGPHSDVVMTSRVRLARNLRGFSFPGYSAERQRVELLELARPCVESLPEMTDGYSEEYTGLTKIRKQVLVERHLVSREHAARAAGCAVVVDRKQSLSIMINEEDHFRIQGIRAGLNLRSAYALVDKADTALESMLPYAYDDRLGYLTACPTNLGTGMRASVMLHLPSLVLSDQINPVIKAVGKIGLAVRGLYGEGTEALGNLFQISNQHTLGEKEGEIIAQIEKVIERVVSSEMNARQKLLEDSPTMLQDQVGRAFAILRYAHILTSKEALNLLSLLRLGADMDLIPNCDRSLLDMLLLEIQPAHLQLSAERELSPEERDARRAEITRARLQMLTGPSNVSASNSTSEEKPSDSNDE; translated from the coding sequence ATGCGCTTTACCACCCTCATCAAACACCCAGCTGACTGGATGAAAGGCAGCGGGCCGCACTCGGACGTGGTCATGACCTCCCGGGTGAGACTCGCGCGCAATCTCAGAGGCTTCAGCTTCCCCGGCTACTCAGCCGAACGTCAACGCGTGGAGTTGCTGGAATTGGCTCGTCCTTGTGTCGAATCACTTCCTGAAATGACGGATGGTTACAGCGAGGAATACACCGGGCTGACCAAAATCCGCAAACAAGTGCTCGTGGAACGGCATCTTGTGAGCCGTGAGCATGCCGCCCGCGCTGCAGGTTGTGCAGTCGTTGTGGATCGTAAGCAGAGCCTCTCCATCATGATCAATGAGGAGGACCACTTCCGCATCCAGGGCATCCGCGCCGGGCTGAATCTGCGTAGCGCCTACGCCCTGGTGGATAAAGCCGATACCGCTCTGGAATCCATGCTGCCTTATGCCTATGATGACCGTCTGGGCTACCTCACTGCCTGCCCGACCAACCTGGGCACCGGCATGCGGGCTTCGGTGATGCTGCATCTGCCATCACTTGTTCTTTCAGACCAGATCAACCCCGTCATCAAGGCCGTTGGCAAAATAGGCCTAGCCGTGCGTGGTCTGTATGGTGAAGGCACCGAAGCCCTAGGCAATCTTTTCCAGATCTCCAACCAGCACACGCTGGGAGAGAAAGAGGGTGAAATCATCGCTCAGATCGAAAAAGTCATTGAGCGGGTAGTCAGCTCTGAAATGAATGCGCGCCAGAAGCTCCTGGAGGATAGCCCCACCATGTTGCAGGATCAGGTGGGCCGCGCCTTCGCGATTCTACGCTACGCACACATTTTGACCTCAAAAGAGGCCCTGAACCTGCTTTCCCTTCTGCGCCTCGGAGCAGATATGGATCTGATCCCCAACTGCGACCGGAGTTTGCTCGACATGCTTCTGCTCGAAATCCAACCCGCCCACCTCCAGCTCAGCGCTGAGCGCGAACTCTCGCCCGAGGAGAGAGATGCCCGCCGCGCGGAAATTACCCGGGCGCGGTTGCAAATGCTGACCGGCCCTTCTAACGTTTCTGCAAGCAACTCAACCTCAGAGGAAAAACCCTCTGATTCCAATGATGAATAA
- a CDS encoding UvrB/UvrC motif-containing protein, which produces MKCDVCDSEATVFLTQIINGQMTTVNLCDACSKAKGVTDETGFGLAEAFLSQPPPAISAETTCPACGFTAAQLKKIGRMGCPECYGTFREGLDGLLKSMHKGTRHVGKVPHQIVTQNALVGNLGHLREELASAVRDERYEDAARLKSEIDLLQAKLPSHA; this is translated from the coding sequence ATGAAATGTGACGTTTGCGACAGTGAAGCCACCGTGTTTCTGACCCAGATCATCAATGGGCAAATGACCACGGTGAATCTCTGCGATGCCTGCTCCAAGGCCAAGGGCGTCACGGACGAAACGGGCTTTGGCCTAGCGGAGGCCTTCCTCAGCCAACCCCCGCCCGCCATCAGCGCAGAAACGACCTGCCCTGCCTGCGGATTCACGGCGGCGCAGTTGAAGAAAATCGGCCGCATGGGCTGCCCTGAATGCTACGGCACCTTCCGTGAAGGCCTGGATGGTCTGCTGAAGTCCATGCACAAAGGCACCCGCCATGTCGGCAAAGTGCCACACCAGATCGTGACCCAAAATGCCTTAGTGGGTAACCTTGGTCATTTGCGTGAGGAACTGGCCAGCGCCGTGCGTGATGAGCGTTATGAAGACGCCGCACGTCTCAAATCTGAAATTGATCTTCTCCAGGCGAAGCTGCCCAGTCATGCCTGA
- a CDS encoding HAD-IA family hydrolase, whose protein sequence is MPGPVLLSDIGNVLTFFDFSVAAHRVSERCPFPPEALSERLDDIKGPFENGDMDDDTFVRAAIQALQFEGTPADFAAIWCDIFTENEAMKCTLAPLVGKVPMKLLSNTSGLHKDYLLRTYDIFRPFSGGVYSYSAKCSKPAEEIFQVTIRELALDPAQTFYIDDLETNIATAQRLGFQTHLYHHASHANLEAELNAWAAQHGLTAGHPPVDVRISMP, encoded by the coding sequence ATGCCCGGCCCCGTCCTCCTTTCTGATATTGGCAATGTCCTCACCTTTTTTGACTTCAGTGTCGCCGCCCACCGCGTGTCAGAGCGCTGCCCCTTCCCACCCGAGGCCCTTTCAGAGCGACTGGACGACATCAAAGGCCCCTTTGAAAATGGGGATATGGACGATGACACGTTCGTCCGCGCTGCTATCCAGGCCCTGCAATTTGAAGGCACTCCGGCGGATTTCGCGGCCATCTGGTGCGATATTTTCACCGAGAACGAGGCCATGAAATGCACCCTCGCCCCCCTGGTGGGAAAGGTACCCATGAAGCTCCTTTCCAACACCAGCGGTCTGCACAAGGACTACCTCCTGCGCACCTATGACATCTTTCGTCCCTTCAGCGGCGGCGTTTATTCCTACTCTGCCAAGTGCAGCAAACCCGCCGAAGAGATCTTCCAAGTGACCATCCGGGAACTGGCGCTCGACCCCGCCCAGACCTTTTACATTGACGATCTGGAAACTAACATTGCCACCGCCCAGCGGCTCGGTTTCCAAACCCACCTCTACCATCATGCATCTCACGCAAACCTGGAGGCAGAGTTAAATGCGTGGGCGGCCCAGCACGGCCTGACGGCAGGACACCCCCCTGTTGACGTGAGAATCTCCATGCCCTAG
- a CDS encoding Gfo/Idh/MocA family protein, translating into MESAAQPFRIGVAGVGAIGKNHARIMAEIAARSEGGVVFAAVYDADPARAADFAAQYNTQAASDLGDFASRVDAATVAVPTIYHRRVAEPLMEKGVHVMVEKPISESYAEAQAMIELAQAKNVILQVGHIERFNPVLRQLEERMDQPRFIEVHRLSPFPNRSMDIGVVLDVMIHDIEIVLHLVKSPLIQIDAVGIPVLTKREDIANARLKFANGCIANITASRISPEKMRKIRVFQQDSYLSLDYQEQSGWIYRKDGMQIVREAVEVEKDEPLKLEIAAFVECSRHGKRPVVTGQEGAEAVRIALEITDQIEKNAALAG; encoded by the coding sequence ATGGAATCAGCAGCCCAACCTTTCCGCATCGGTGTCGCCGGTGTAGGTGCCATCGGTAAAAATCACGCCCGCATCATGGCGGAAATCGCCGCCCGCAGCGAAGGGGGCGTCGTCTTTGCCGCCGTTTATGATGCCGACCCAGCACGTGCGGCCGACTTTGCAGCGCAATACAATACCCAAGCCGCCAGTGACCTGGGGGACTTTGCCAGCCGTGTGGATGCCGCTACGGTGGCTGTGCCGACAATCTACCACCGCCGCGTGGCTGAGCCTCTGATGGAAAAGGGAGTGCATGTGATGGTGGAAAAACCCATCAGCGAATCCTATGCAGAGGCCCAGGCCATGATCGAACTGGCCCAGGCGAAAAATGTAATCCTCCAGGTAGGCCACATTGAGCGGTTCAACCCTGTGCTGCGCCAGCTTGAGGAGCGCATGGACCAGCCGCGCTTCATTGAGGTGCATCGCCTTTCGCCGTTTCCGAATCGCAGCATGGACATTGGCGTGGTGCTGGACGTGATGATTCACGACATCGAGATCGTCCTCCATTTGGTAAAGTCGCCGCTCATCCAGATTGATGCCGTGGGTATCCCCGTGCTGACCAAGCGGGAAGACATCGCCAATGCACGCCTGAAGTTTGCCAACGGCTGCATTGCCAACATCACGGCCAGCCGGATCAGCCCGGAGAAGATGCGGAAAATCCGCGTCTTCCAGCAGGACAGCTACCTCTCGCTCGACTACCAGGAACAAAGCGGCTGGATCTATCGCAAAGATGGCATGCAGATCGTCCGCGAAGCCGTGGAAGTGGAGAAGGACGAACCTTTGAAGCTGGAGATCGCCGCTTTTGTCGAGTGTTCTCGTCATGGCAAACGTCCGGTGGTGACGGGCCAGGAAGGGGCTGAGGCCGTGCGCATCGCCCTGGAGATCACGGACCAGATTGAAAAAAACGCAGCTTTGGCGGGATGA
- the lpxB gene encoding lipid-A-disaccharide synthase produces the protein MPHLYIIAGEVSGDTHGAGLIKELLALDPALKISGLGGPRMVEAAGKGIDDWVETAGVVGLWEVLKMYGYFKKRFNEVVTAVMQERPAAVVLVDYPGFNLRVAKELRVRGYTGKIIYYISPQVWAWKKGRVKTMAKVLDLMICIFPFEKEFYKKSGLPTEFSGHPMVDRVETLRRNWEREPGLVGWFPGSRKNEVKRLFPIMLQASQAIRMVQPNVRFAVSAANENLAGLMRDMADAAAFPEAKRWIEVGTVYDLMQRAQVGAVASGTATLEAACFGLPYTLVYQVNGLTYAVAKTVVRIKNIGIVNVLAQRDVVKELVQGGLTSDTLAAEMVELLTNEVTRRNLQEDLAEVVATLGQGGAYRRAAETVMAAL, from the coding sequence ATGCCTCATCTCTACATCATTGCCGGTGAAGTCAGCGGGGACACGCATGGAGCGGGTTTGATCAAGGAGCTCCTGGCCCTAGACCCCGCGCTGAAGATCAGCGGTCTCGGCGGTCCCCGAATGGTGGAGGCGGCTGGGAAAGGGATTGATGACTGGGTAGAAACCGCTGGTGTGGTGGGCCTGTGGGAAGTGCTGAAGATGTACGGCTACTTCAAGAAACGCTTCAATGAGGTCGTGACGGCGGTGATGCAGGAACGGCCCGCTGCAGTGGTGCTGGTGGATTACCCGGGCTTTAACCTGCGTGTGGCCAAGGAACTGCGAGTGCGAGGCTACACGGGCAAGATCATCTACTACATCAGCCCTCAGGTCTGGGCCTGGAAAAAGGGACGTGTAAAGACGATGGCGAAGGTGCTGGACCTGATGATCTGCATCTTCCCCTTCGAGAAGGAGTTTTATAAAAAGAGCGGCCTGCCTACGGAATTCAGCGGGCATCCGATGGTGGACCGGGTGGAAACCCTGCGCCGCAACTGGGAGCGCGAGCCCGGCCTAGTGGGCTGGTTCCCAGGCAGTCGGAAGAATGAGGTGAAGCGCCTCTTTCCCATCATGTTGCAGGCCTCCCAAGCCATCCGCATGGTGCAGCCTAACGTCCGTTTTGCCGTATCTGCTGCCAATGAAAATCTGGCGGGTCTGATGCGCGATATGGCCGATGCGGCGGCTTTTCCTGAAGCGAAGCGCTGGATCGAAGTGGGCACCGTTTATGACCTGATGCAGCGTGCCCAGGTGGGCGCTGTGGCCAGTGGCACGGCGACGCTAGAAGCAGCCTGTTTTGGGCTGCCCTACACTTTGGTCTATCAGGTGAATGGCCTTACGTATGCAGTGGCTAAGACGGTGGTGCGCATCAAAAACATCGGCATCGTCAACGTGCTGGCCCAGCGGGATGTGGTGAAGGAACTCGTCCAGGGCGGGCTCACCTCCGATACACTGGCGGCTGAAATGGTGGAACTGCTGACGAATGAGGTCACCCGGCGGAATCTCCAGGAAGATCTGGCCGAAGTGGTGGCGACTCTAGGACAAGGGGGAGCTTATCGCCGTGCTGCGGAGACAGTGATGGCAGCTCTGTAA
- a CDS encoding pirin family protein has product MKTTLRKSHERGHADHGWLNSQHTFSFADYYDPAHMGFRSLRVINQDRVAPGGGFPTHPHRDMEIFSYVLEGTLAHKDSLGNGRELKPGQVQLMSAGKGVLHSEFNPSQSETAHFLQIWIQPEARALVPSYTEWHPDPAKEKEPKVLVISHDGREDSATIHQDADVYRVRLGASDSVAHEVKAGRGVWFQLIKGEATINGQALKPGDALSTEDAGTLTITSAGAETEALLFDLG; this is encoded by the coding sequence ATGAAAACCACACTTCGTAAATCCCATGAACGCGGCCACGCCGATCACGGTTGGCTGAATAGCCAGCACACCTTCAGCTTCGCGGACTACTATGATCCCGCCCACATGGGCTTTCGCAGCCTGCGGGTGATCAATCAGGATCGGGTCGCCCCAGGCGGCGGATTTCCCACCCATCCTCACCGGGACATGGAAATCTTCAGCTACGTGCTGGAAGGCACCCTGGCACACAAAGACAGCCTGGGGAATGGACGCGAACTGAAGCCAGGCCAAGTGCAACTCATGAGTGCTGGCAAAGGTGTGCTGCACAGTGAGTTCAACCCCTCCCAGTCCGAGACGGCTCACTTTCTGCAAATCTGGATTCAGCCTGAGGCCCGCGCCTTGGTGCCCAGCTACACCGAGTGGCATCCCGATCCCGCGAAGGAGAAGGAACCCAAGGTCCTCGTCATATCCCATGATGGCCGCGAAGACTCTGCCACCATCCATCAGGACGCCGATGTCTATCGAGTGCGCCTGGGTGCCAGCGACAGCGTGGCCCATGAGGTGAAGGCCGGGCGCGGCGTCTGGTTCCAGCTCATCAAAGGTGAAGCCACCATCAATGGACAAGCCCTGAAACCTGGGGATGCCTTGAGCACGGAGGATGCAGGCACACTGACGATCACTTCCGCGGGTGCTGAAACTGAGGCCCTGCTCTTTGACCTGGGCTGA
- a CDS encoding LysR family transcriptional regulator, whose product MELRPLRSFIAAAEDGNISRAAARLHLTQPALSRQIKGLEDELGVILLERGAHSFSLTPAGELLLRDGRNLLERADALEQRVRATAKAQTIRVGYSPSLSAGILSPAIEAFTQVHPRARVDLADLTNNEMVDGLQKGTLDIIVTVPTIKDIPDITWTTVQKQAWRVAIPRQHPLLEKKTLVPKDLHEQRLVVYSQKEYPDYWAFIGAWFKQQGINARIASECDGVTSLISAVDAGLGIALVVERIACLIPERVVLKTLNPQPEPLQISVGMLDRHKNDKMLAVFVEELKRAGEVDHASR is encoded by the coding sequence ATGGAACTCCGTCCCCTGCGCTCCTTCATTGCCGCTGCTGAAGATGGCAACATCAGCCGCGCGGCCGCCCGCCTGCACCTCACGCAGCCAGCGCTCAGCCGCCAGATCAAGGGCCTGGAGGATGAACTTGGGGTAATCTTGCTGGAGCGTGGAGCGCATTCCTTCTCCCTCACACCAGCGGGTGAACTGTTGCTGCGGGATGGGCGCAATCTGCTGGAGCGGGCCGATGCCCTGGAGCAGCGCGTGCGGGCCACGGCCAAGGCGCAGACCATCCGTGTGGGCTACTCGCCCTCGCTCAGTGCAGGCATTCTTTCTCCGGCCATTGAGGCCTTCACGCAAGTGCACCCGAGAGCGCGGGTGGACCTGGCAGACCTCACTAACAACGAAATGGTGGATGGTCTGCAAAAGGGTACGCTCGACATCATCGTCACGGTGCCGACGATCAAGGACATCCCTGACATCACCTGGACGACGGTTCAAAAACAGGCCTGGCGGGTGGCCATCCCGCGTCAGCATCCCTTGTTAGAAAAAAAGACTCTCGTACCCAAGGATCTGCATGAGCAGCGGTTGGTCGTGTATAGTCAGAAAGAGTACCCGGACTACTGGGCTTTCATCGGCGCGTGGTTCAAGCAGCAAGGGATCAATGCCCGCATCGCCAGTGAGTGCGATGGCGTCACCAGCCTCATTTCAGCGGTGGATGCGGGCTTGGGCATCGCTCTCGTGGTGGAGCGGATTGCGTGCCTCATCCCAGAGCGTGTGGTTCTGAAAACACTGAATCCTCAGCCCGAGCCGCTACAGATCTCGGTGGGCATGCTGGACCGTCATAAGAATGACAAAATGCTGGCCGTGTTTGTCGAAGAATTGAAGCGGGCGGGAGAAGTGGATCATGCTTCCCGTTAG